A single region of the Streptomyces sp. NBC_00425 genome encodes:
- a CDS encoding response regulator transcription factor: MSPTPISVIIADDHRVVREGLATILGAVDGVHIAGLAADGAQAVDLAARHEADVVLMDLHMPGTDGVEATRRLRAERPATAVVVLTTYTDDDSILAALEASATGYLTKNASAADIHRAIEAAACGHTMLDPLAAARLIHASRRNDPGHTVKNAALPDGLTEREAQVLGLVAQGLSNAEIAARLYLSRSTVKTHIHQIFAKTGSRDRPQAIVYAHRHGIHAEEDPARRNG, encoded by the coding sequence ATGAGCCCCACACCGATCTCCGTGATCATCGCCGACGACCATCGGGTCGTGCGCGAGGGCCTGGCCACCATCCTCGGCGCCGTCGACGGGGTGCACATCGCCGGACTGGCCGCGGACGGCGCTCAGGCCGTCGATCTCGCTGCCCGGCACGAGGCCGACGTGGTCTTGATGGATCTTCACATGCCCGGCACCGACGGTGTCGAGGCCACGCGCCGGCTCAGGGCCGAGCGTCCGGCCACGGCCGTCGTGGTACTCACCACCTATACCGACGACGACTCCATCCTCGCCGCACTCGAGGCCAGCGCCACCGGCTACCTGACCAAGAATGCCTCCGCCGCGGACATCCACCGCGCCATCGAGGCCGCCGCCTGCGGCCACACCATGCTCGACCCTCTTGCCGCCGCCCGCCTGATCCACGCCAGCCGCCGCAACGACCCGGGCCACACTGTGAAGAACGCGGCCCTCCCCGACGGCCTCACCGAACGCGAGGCCCAGGTGCTCGGCCTGGTCGCGCAGGGTCTGTCCAACGCGGAGATCGCCGCCCGGCTGTACCTGAGCCGCTCCACGGTGAAGACACATATCCATCAGATCTTCGCCAAGACCGGCAGCCGCGACCGTCCGCAGGCCATTGTGTACGCGCACCGGCATGGGATACACGCCGAGGAGGATCCGGCCCGGCGGAACGGGTGA
- a CDS encoding lysophospholipid acyltransferase family protein: MYEHLKRLTGPVLRTAARLEVVGLENVPQSNGVILASNHLSIVDSTFLPLVLDRQVTFMAKAEYFGGGPWPTRIVSSFMRGSGQVPVDRENQRAAVASLDACLRVVKDGGVFCIYPEGTRSPDGRLYRAKTGVAWLALKSGAPVVPVAMSGTDRVLPPGRVLPRPAKVKVAFGKPVDLSLYESSAADAGARRAVSDLIMQCIAEVSGQEYVPVYAARAKEQG; the protein is encoded by the coding sequence ATGTATGAGCACTTGAAGCGGCTGACCGGACCGGTGCTGCGTACCGCGGCGCGGCTCGAAGTCGTGGGCCTGGAGAATGTGCCGCAGTCGAACGGCGTCATACTCGCGTCCAACCACCTGTCCATCGTGGACTCCACCTTCCTACCGCTGGTGCTGGACCGACAGGTGACCTTCATGGCGAAGGCGGAGTACTTTGGGGGAGGCCCCTGGCCGACCCGGATCGTCTCGTCCTTCATGCGGGGCAGTGGGCAGGTGCCAGTCGACCGCGAGAACCAACGTGCGGCGGTAGCCTCGCTCGACGCGTGCCTTCGGGTGGTGAAGGACGGCGGTGTCTTCTGCATCTACCCCGAGGGCACACGCTCCCCGGACGGCCGGCTCTACCGGGCCAAGACAGGCGTGGCGTGGCTGGCTCTCAAGTCCGGCGCGCCCGTGGTGCCGGTGGCCATGAGCGGTACCGACCGCGTCCTGCCGCCCGGGCGGGTGCTTCCGCGTCCGGCCAAGGTCAAGGTCGCCTTCGGTAAGCCCGTCGACCTCTCCCTGTACGAGAGCTCCGCCGCTGACGCCGGTGCCCGAAGGGCCGTCTCCGACCTGATCATGCAGTGCATAGCGGAGGTCTCCGGCCAGGAGTACGTGCCCGTCTACGCGGCGAGGGCGAAGGAGCAGGGCTGA
- a CDS encoding MaoC family dehydratase — MNGHQGMDGFTVPIDDRYFEDYTAGATYEYGSVAVTEEEIVGFSSRYDPQSFHIDPVAARQGPFGGLVASGWHTVALMMQLFARHYLSKVASLGSPGVDELRWLKPVRPGDRLRLRLRTLDTRLSSSDPRRGIVRTLAELLDQGGEPVLRVTVVNLLSARAGA, encoded by the coding sequence ATGAATGGACACCAGGGCATGGACGGATTCACGGTCCCCATCGACGACCGGTACTTCGAGGACTACACAGCGGGTGCGACGTATGAGTACGGCAGCGTTGCGGTCACCGAGGAGGAGATCGTCGGCTTCAGCTCGCGTTACGACCCTCAGTCCTTCCATATCGATCCCGTCGCCGCGCGGCAGGGTCCCTTCGGCGGGCTGGTCGCCAGCGGCTGGCACACCGTCGCACTGATGATGCAACTGTTCGCCAGGCACTATCTGTCGAAGGTCGCGAGTCTGGGCAGCCCCGGGGTGGACGAACTGCGCTGGCTCAAGCCCGTGCGCCCCGGCGACCGGCTCCGCCTACGCCTTCGAACCCTCGACACCCGGCTGTCGAGCTCCGATCCGCGACGCGGCATCGTGCGCACGCTCGCCGAGCTTCTCGATCAGGGCGGCGAGCCGGTGCTGCGGGTGACGGTTGTGAACCTGCTGAGCGCCCGGGCCGGCGCATGA
- a CDS encoding IS630 family transposase (programmed frameshift) yields MRYPQGGGLTPERQAFRERIRLEAAEQFAAGVSNAEVAKDLRVSVRSVQRWRRAYHDAGAEGLRSAGPVSVPKLSEALFAVLEEELAKGPVAHGWPDQTWTLARVKTLIGRRFHKSMTLSAIARMLHRHGFSHQVPARRAVERDEAAVAGWVKETWPEVEGPWRRSMSGCASKTRPGFSMTPPTARTWARRGCTPVIRVRGRSQRRFSVAALACYKQGERSRLIYRPKRHTDHKRGGRRSFTWTDYRDLLIAAHQQLGAPIVLVWDNLNVHKDRRLREFVDTHEWITCYFLPAYAPDLNPVEGIWSLLRRSSQVNTAFTDPEHLISTLRHGLRKIQYRSNLIDGCLAETGLTSTTPRQQRQ; encoded by the exons GTGAGGTATCCGCAGGGTGGTGGGCTGACGCCTGAACGGCAGGCGTTTCGTGAGCGGATCCGGCTGGAGGCCGCGGAGCAGTTTGCTGCTGGTGTCTCCAACGCGGAGGTCGCCAAGGACTTACGGGTGAGTGTGCGCTCGGTGCAGCGTTGGCGCCGGGCCTACCACGATGCGGGCGCTGAGGGGCTGCGGTCCGCCGGACCGGTCTCCGTGCCCAAGCTCAGTGAGGCCCTGTTCGCAGTACTCGAAGAGGAGTTGGCCAAGGGGCCGGTCGCGCACGGCTGGCCGGACCAGACCTGGACGCTGGCAAGGGTCAAAACGCTGATCGGACGCCGGTTCCACAAGAGCATGACGCTGTCGGCGATCGCGCGGATGTTGCACCGGCACGGCTTCAGCCACCAGGTCCCGGCCCGCCGAGCCGTTGAGCGAGACGAGGCGGCCGTGGCGGGCTGGGTGAAGGAGACCTGGCCGGAGGTGGAAGGTCCGTGGCGGCGCTCGATGTCTGGCTGTGCTTCGAAGACGAGGC CCGGCTTCTCGATGACGCCGCCCACCGCACGCACGTGGGCCCGGCGCGGATGCACCCCCGTCATCCGAGTGCGCGGACGCTCCCAGCGACGCTTCTCCGTTGCTGCCCTGGCCTGCTACAAGCAGGGCGAACGCTCACGGCTGATCTACCGGCCCAAGCGGCACACGGATCACAAGCGGGGTGGCAGACGCAGTTTCACCTGGACCGACTACCGTGACCTGCTCATCGCCGCCCACCAGCAGCTCGGCGCCCCGATCGTGCTCGTGTGGGACAACCTCAACGTCCACAAAGACCGCCGGCTGCGGGAGTTCGTCGACACCCACGAGTGGATCACCTGCTACTTTCTGCCGGCCTACGCGCCGGACCTCAATCCCGTCGAGGGCATCTGGTCCCTGCTGCGGCGCAGCAGCCAGGTCAACACCGCCTTCACCGACCCCGAACACCTCATCAGCACGCTCCGACACGGTCTCCGCAAGATCCAGTACCGCAGCAACCTCATCGACGGATGCCTCGCCGAAACCGGCCTCACCTCGACGACACCACGACAACAACGTCAGTAA
- a CDS encoding IS5 family transposase (programmed frameshift) produces MGRGDLTNAEWDRLESLLPRGGARGGRWSDHRRVINGVLYRVRTGVQWRDLPERFGPWETVYKRHRRWSADGTWAMLLSRVQAAEDAAGRIDWDVSVDSTAVRAHQHAAGARKTSPRGSSKGGRPGDEPGRSGAWKTGRPAGGGSQIGECLGRSRGGFTTKIHLAADGRCRPLALLLTPGHYGDGPQLERVLEQVSVPRIGVGRPRTRPDRVLADKAYTARRNRRYLRRRGIPHTIPERLDQQKHRRNRGSRGGRPTGFDSERYKKRNTVERAINRLKSFRAVATRYEKRAYVYLGTVTLAALMIWLRT; encoded by the exons ATGGGTCGTGGGGATCTGACGAACGCAGAGTGGGATCGGCTGGAGTCGTTGTTACCTCGTGGTGGTGCGCGTGGGGGCCGGTGGAGCGATCACCGGCGGGTGATCAACGGTGTGCTGTACCGGGTGCGGACGGGTGTGCAGTGGCGGGACCTGCCGGAGCGGTTCGGGCCTTGGGAGACCGTCTATAAACGGCATCGCCGCTGGTCAGCTGATGGAACGTGGGCGATGCTGCTGTCTCGCGTTCAGGCCGCCGAGGACGCCGCAGGCCGAATCGACTGGGATGTGTCGGTGGACTCAACTGCTGTGCGCGCTCACCAGCATGCCGCCGGCGCGAGGAAGACGTCCCCG CGGGGATCCTCAAAAGGGGGTCGACCGGGGGACGAACCAGGCCGATCCGGTGCTTGGAAAACTGGCCGCCCGGCTGGAGGAGGTAGTCAGATCGGCGAGTGCCTGGGACGTTCCCGCGGAGGCTTCACCACCAAAATCCATCTTGCCGCCGACGGACGATGCAGGCCTCTCGCCCTCCTGCTGACGCCAGGGCACTACGGTGACGGCCCTCAACTCGAGCGGGTCCTGGAGCAGGTTTCCGTACCCCGTATCGGCGTCGGACGGCCTCGCACCCGGCCCGACCGCGTCCTGGCAGACAAGGCCTACACCGCCCGCAGAAACCGCCGCTACCTGCGACGACGCGGCATCCCGCACACCATCCCCGAACGCCTGGACCAGCAAAAGCACCGGCGCAACCGCGGCTCCCGAGGCGGCCGCCCCACCGGCTTCGACAGCGAGCGGTACAAGAAACGCAACACCGTCGAACGCGCCATCAACCGCCTCAAGAGCTTCCGCGCCGTCGCCACACGCTACGAGAAGCGGGCCTACGTCTACCTCGGCACCGTCACCCTCGCAGCCCTCATGATCTGGCTCCGCACATGA
- a CDS encoding helix-turn-helix domain-containing protein, translating to MTEPFDQPGEYTGHPAASLRGIVVGYRGHRMEGARPARVTLPSATVTLLLAWGQPLTIHSGPEQPVPSASWPAMIAGLQTTSTLAGFDGSGYALEVDLTPLGAYQLLHIPLQHLAKTVIDPDHIMGSGWTANATEQLAAAPHWPRRWQILDALLTRRLRGGTPPSPAAVKAWALLRDRGGAVSLRELMLATGLGQRRIQGLLREHIGLPAQTLSRIIRFHRTLTMASNSLDSLADLASLAGYHDQSHMNRDFRALSSQTPRELLDIMRRTPPRRSVGHIQSFSDFGSREPASRPT from the coding sequence GTGACCGAACCGTTCGACCAGCCCGGCGAGTACACCGGACATCCCGCCGCATCCTTGCGCGGCATCGTCGTCGGCTATCGAGGCCACCGAATGGAGGGCGCGAGGCCCGCGCGGGTCACCCTTCCCTCGGCGACCGTCACCCTGCTCCTGGCGTGGGGTCAGCCGCTGACCATCCACAGCGGTCCCGAACAGCCGGTGCCGTCCGCTTCGTGGCCGGCGATGATCGCAGGGTTGCAGACCACGTCCACGCTCGCGGGCTTCGACGGATCCGGGTATGCCCTCGAGGTCGACCTCACGCCGCTGGGCGCCTACCAGCTTTTGCACATTCCCCTGCAGCACCTGGCGAAGACAGTGATCGACCCGGACCACATCATGGGATCCGGCTGGACTGCAAACGCCACCGAACAACTGGCCGCCGCACCGCACTGGCCCCGCCGCTGGCAGATTCTCGACGCCCTGCTCACCCGGCGGCTCCGAGGCGGGACGCCTCCTTCGCCTGCTGCGGTCAAGGCTTGGGCTCTGCTGCGTGATCGTGGCGGCGCCGTGTCCTTACGCGAGCTGATGCTGGCTACCGGCCTCGGTCAGCGCCGCATACAGGGGCTGCTGCGCGAGCACATCGGGTTGCCTGCTCAAACGCTCTCCCGCATCATCAGGTTCCACCGGACCCTGACCATGGCATCGAACAGCCTGGACTCGCTCGCCGACCTGGCCAGCCTGGCGGGATACCACGACCAATCCCACATGAACCGAGACTTCCGAGCCCTCTCCAGCCAGACACCACGAGAACTGCTCGACATCATGCGCCGAACACCACCCCGGCGCAGCGTCGGGCACATCCAGTCCTTCAGCGACTTCGGGTCCCGCGAGCCAGCCAGCCGTCCTACATGA
- a CDS encoding DUF4232 domain-containing protein, with amino-acid sequence MRHSNSNGIRRAALATTAVTAVAAAVTGILPGTAMAASTTTSTPPPTCPASALQVSARQAVHRPVGTGTGAAVVQFTNVSRRTCVLKGHPTVAGAGNGSPAHNTPLKVTRTGGAATVTIRPHGKAWVKLTFVQVHGEADGYCVSGKDPVTYPTMVIGLPHSGKHQVALNDGVWAECDNKVTVTPVSAVKPS; translated from the coding sequence ATGCGGCACAGCAACAGCAACGGCATTCGCAGGGCGGCTCTGGCGACGACGGCGGTCACAGCCGTCGCGGCCGCGGTGACCGGCATCCTGCCCGGCACCGCCATGGCGGCGAGCACCACCACCTCCACCCCGCCGCCCACCTGCCCGGCCTCCGCCCTCCAGGTCAGCGCCCGGCAGGCCGTGCACCGGCCCGTCGGGACCGGGACCGGGGCGGCGGTCGTGCAGTTCACCAACGTCTCCCGCAGGACGTGCGTCCTGAAGGGCCATCCGACGGTCGCGGGCGCCGGGAACGGCTCCCCCGCCCACAACACCCCGCTCAAGGTCACCCGCACCGGCGGGGCGGCCACCGTGACGATCCGGCCGCACGGCAAGGCCTGGGTGAAGCTGACCTTCGTCCAGGTCCACGGGGAAGCCGACGGCTACTGCGTGTCGGGCAAGGACCCGGTGACGTATCCGACGATGGTCATCGGACTGCCTCACTCCGGGAAGCACCAGGTCGCCCTGAACGACGGGGTGTGGGCCGAGTGCGACAACAAGGTGACCGTCACCCCGGTCTCGGCAGTCAAGCCTTCCTGA
- a CDS encoding TetR/AcrR family transcriptional regulator translates to MGESSRIAGQDSLRADARRNRRRILSAARVVFAEHGIDAPMATVARRAGVGVATLYRRFPTRDALVRATFAHQTDACAQALTEALADPDPWQGFQRLVETVCELQREERGFPAAFVSAFPDTTREHARVCEQAERDFMALVRRAQAAGALRADFHPSDLAVALLSHCGLVTALPGDRAASRRLVAYLLQSFRAEAAHGALPAPSALSLRSLPLAADGSQGQQPSRA, encoded by the coding sequence GTGGGGGAATCCTCTCGGATCGCGGGGCAGGACAGTCTGCGGGCGGACGCCCGGCGCAACCGGCGGCGCATCCTCTCGGCTGCCCGCGTGGTTTTCGCCGAGCACGGCATCGACGCGCCCATGGCGACCGTGGCCCGGCGGGCGGGGGTCGGCGTGGCGACGCTGTACCGGCGTTTCCCGACGCGGGACGCCCTGGTGCGGGCCACGTTCGCGCACCAGACGGACGCCTGTGCTCAGGCGCTCACCGAGGCGCTGGCCGACCCCGATCCGTGGCAGGGCTTCCAGCGGCTGGTCGAGACGGTCTGCGAACTACAACGGGAGGAACGGGGCTTCCCGGCCGCGTTCGTCTCGGCCTTTCCGGACACCACGCGAGAACACGCGCGAGTATGTGAACAGGCCGAGCGGGACTTCATGGCCCTGGTCCGCAGGGCTCAGGCGGCGGGCGCGCTGCGGGCCGACTTCCACCCCTCCGACCTTGCCGTGGCCCTGTTGTCCCACTGCGGTCTGGTCACCGCATTGCCGGGTGACCGTGCGGCGTCCCGGCGTCTGGTGGCGTACTTGCTCCAGTCGTTCCGCGCCGAGGCGGCCCACGGAGCGCTGCCGGCGCCGAGCGCACTGTCGCTGCGCAGTCTTCCGCTCGCGGCCGACGGCTCCCAGGGACAGCAACCCTCCAGGGCCTGA